AAACTGTCGATTTGCATTAAAACCGTTAAAATTGATGTTGGTGATATCATATACCCGTATGATTAACTTCGCAGTTTGTTTGAATTGCGCGCTAAATTGGTTTTTCAGTCGTTCAATTGTGTTTTCATTAATATGCCAATGAATGAAGCCAAGATGGGGGTATATAGCAAGTAATGATACCCTTTCTTCACGAAACGCATCAGGAAAACGAACTCCAACCTCCCAGCTTAAATCGCGAAGCGATTGGGCAGAGAAAACCTGGGCGTCATCAACAAGCTTTGGGGTTGGATAGGGGGGCTCTGTTACCCCATTTATAAATTCATGAATCGTTGAGCTGCACTTAAGTGAGCTGAGGGTCATAAGTTTTACTCCTTAACTTATTTGTATACTTTTTAATTAATTAGACGTTTTGGAAAGTAGAGCAACTTTTGAACCAATTATAAACATTAAAAAACGCTGCTGATTGCGAAAAAAACTTGGGGAGGATTTTTTTGGGTAGAGAATTAGTTCATACGTTTCCTTTTTGGACCTGAGCAGTTTGCTCAGGTCCCAAAAGAGATGTTTTACTTGTATACGCCAAGAGTATGGTCTGCGATAAGATCCCAGGAAAAGGAATTTTCAACAGCTGCCCTTCCGTTATTGCCCATCCACCTTGCGTGTTCAAAATTGGAAAAGAGAGTCCCGATCCCCCAGGCAATCGATTCAGGATTGTCAAATACTTTAAACCCATTGACATCGTGCCAGACAAATTCTGTTCCATTGTGAGTTGCTACTACCGGTTTGCCTGCAGCCCAGGCTTCAAGGACTACAAGACCAAAGGGTTCGTTTCTGCTTGGAACAGACACACAATCGCAGGCTCTGTAAAGATCGATAACTTCATTTCTTGGCAGTACTCCAAAAAATCTGCATGCATGTGCAACACCTAAGCTATGTGCCATATGCTCGACATGCCCTCTCATATCGCCGTTTCCTGATAGGATGAATTTGGCATTGGGATGGTAGTGAAGCACATGAGGGATAGATTGTACCAGCAGATCGGGCCCCTTTTGGGTAGTCATTCTGCCCACAAAGAGAACCGTGGGGTCAAGAGGACCTATACCATATTTGCCTTTTACGGCCCCGGGGTCTATCCATCCATTAAAATCATGGTAGGATATACCGTTTGCTACTACATGGGTTTTCCAGTCTGGTACGTTATAAATCCATTGAACCTCGTTTTTTAGCAGATTAGATACTGTGATCACTTTGTCGGCGCAATAGGTCCCGTTACGCTCATGGTCCATAATGGTTGCTGAGGGTCCATCGTAAAAGTTGTTGCCACACCTGCCATATTCCGTTGAATGTACGGTAATTATCCCTTTTCTTTCCCGCCCCTGTTTGATCCAGGCCATTGCATTGCTGGTCATCCAGTCGTGAGCGTGCACAACATCAAAGTGTGCTCCCATATAATCTTCTACTCCAAACAGTGCATCCACAAAGGAGCGACACATATTGTTAACATCCGTAACTATATCAGCATCACCGGCATAGGGTATTCTGTGATAGTGTACCCCATGAATGACACTGTATTGCCAGTCATCATGCCATCTCATTCTGGTAAATACATGAATTTCATGTCCTTTTCTTTCCAGTGCTGCAGCTAATTCAGTAACATGGACTGCAACACCACCCAAAGCAACAGAATGAAGGGACTCCCAGGCAAGCATCGCGATACGCATAATCGAAAAACCTCCTCTTTAAGTATGATGTTCTATTTAACTTCTTTTTACGTAATTCTATAATATTCCCACATATAAGGAGCCCGTTTCCGACCGTGCACCAAAAGGGAACCTCAAAGTAAACACACCAAATCCTATCCTTTTTTGCTGGTTCTCCTTACTGTTTTGCGAAAAAGTTTCCTAAAATGAAAAAAGACACCTTAAACCTATTTCTTTGGGGGCGATGTTAATGATTGTATCTCAATGATTATTTCTTAAAACCTATTTACTGGGCATCTACCCGAAAAGAGGCGTTGTGTCCTTTTTGCGGGAATTAGAGGAGTTTGCAAAAAGTGTGCCGATAAAGCCAAAAGATCACACTTAAAAAATTTTGAGCTAAGTAACGATTCTTTTTAAAATTGAAAAAACTTCAGTCTACATACCATAGAAACTTCGTATGAGGCTTTAGGAGGACTATTGACCTAACTACTTGAAATGCAACAAACAATCTGCTTGTATTGGTGTTCAAATTATGGTACAATCTTATTCTGTTCCAAAAAAAGGGTCTGTTTGACCACCAAAGTCCCGAAAGAAAAAGAGTGAAATAGGAGCAGAAAAAATAATGAGAAGATTTTAAAAGAAAACAGTTCCCAAAGACTGGAATATGAAAGAAAACAAACATAAGAAAAGCGGCATTAAAAGTGTACTTTTATGGGCTGCATCAGCACTGTTTCTGCTCGGTATGTTGATATTTTCACTGTATAGAGATATTGGAAATTGGTTGATTGTGAGTGATCCTTTGCCGGATTGTGCGGATGTGATATTTGTGTTTACTGGAGATTTCGAGAGGATTGATTATGCAACTATCCTTCTGGAGCGATATCCTGAAGGGCAACTGGTGTGTGCCAAAAGAGATGCCGAACGATTAAAGCGAAGGTTGGGGGAAGAGGCAACAAATAGCAATATCAGAATTGCCGAAAAGTGCCAAAGCACTATTGAGGAGGTATATTATCTTAAAAAATTTCTGGAACGAGAAGCTTTGGAGGATGGAACAGTTTTACTTGTCTCCTCACCCTACCACATGAGAAGAATTTCGTTTATGGTAAAAAGAGTAATAAGAGGGGAAATGGATAGGAGAGTACGTTTTAAATATGTACCCATAGAAGGGGGGAGTGTAAGGAATAAAAGGGAAAAATATTCAGAATGGTGGAAAGAATCGAAAATAACAGAAAGGGTGGGTTCAGAGCTATTAAAGATCGTGTATTATTTTTTGGTAGTTGCTAATCCTGTTTTTAAATGAGCACAAATAAAGAGTGAAATAATTGCAAAAAGATCAGTAGGTAGATTGTGAACCCAGAAAATAGATATAAAGTATTTAGTAATTGCATGATCAAACGGGTACAAAGAAAAAAATGTTACAGCGCCTATTAAAAAATTCTTCCGTTTTGCTTTGTGGTAATTTAAGTACTTCATTATTAGGTTTGGTGTCAATTGCATTGATTGCTCGCTCATTGGGGACAGAGCAATTTGGTTTATTAATTTACATAATAACTTATGTACACATAATCGATAGACTAGTTAATTTTCAAAGTTGGCAAGCGATAGTTAAATACGGCACGGATTGTTTAAATGAAAACGACAATGAAAAATTTAAATATCTCGTTAAATTCGGATTTGCTTTAGATATTGTAACAGCTGTTGCAGGGACACTTATAGCAATAATATCTATAAATGTATTGGCTATGTGGGGGCTGCTGGATAAAGAATTTATCTTTATGGCTGTTATTTACAGTTTCACGATCATATTCCATATTAACGGGACTCCAATCGCTATATTGAGAATTTTTGATAAGTTTAAATATATTGCGTTTCAGAATGTGCTATCAGCAGTTATAAAATTATTTGGAGTTGCCGTAGCTTTTTCAACAGGGGCTGGCCTATGGACATATGTAATCATATTGGCTGCTGTAGAAATAATTGGGAATATTATTACGGTAATGTTAGCTTATAGAGAATTGATGCTAAAGCACTATCATAGGGTTATTCATAGAAGTATTAGTATTAGAAAGATTTCAGAAAAACATAAAGGTATATGGGAATTTTTATGGACTACAAATATACACTCTTCGGTAAAATTGGGTTTAAAGGAATTAGATATCATAATTGTAGGAATAGTTTTAGGGTATAATGGAGCAGGCTTATACAAGATAGTTAAATCAATTGGTTCCGCAGTGGGGAGTTTAACTGGTCCTATGTACCAGGCGATCTATCCGGATTTAACACGGTGTGTTAGCTCCAGAAGATTTTTGGATTTGAAAAACTTAATAATTAAGCCAATGAAATTTGTGGGTGTAATTTCAGTTGTAGTGTTAATTTTATTTAGCTTCTTTGGAGAATATGTGATTGTCCTTTTGTTAGATGAAGAATACAGGGAAATATTTACTTCAGCACAACTGTATTTAGTTGGGACATTATTGAGTATGGTTACATTCGCATTTCACCCAACGTTGTTATCATTTGGAAGGGCAAAAACATCACTATACATATTGGTTATAAACACATTGCTGTATATAATTTTTGTATTTGTATTCACGAGGAGTTGTGGATTGCAAGGAGCAGCTTTGGCCTATATTCTATTCTATGTATCATGGTCATTTTTTCAGGCAATGGCAATTAGAAAATGTTTTAAAAAGAAAGCAGTGTTTAAATGACAGAAAACACGAAATTTCAAATGCAAGAAAGTCAGTATAAATTTCCCTATCATTATATACCTTATTTTAAACAGGATGGCACACCAACAGTAGTTAGGAGTTTGTGCTGGGGTATTGAATACCTTTGTTATCAGAAGTATTTAAATAAAAAAATTAAAGATATGAACCCTAATTCAGTTCTTGATATAGGTTGTGGTGATGGATATGTGATTGGTAATTTGCCATCCAGTATTTCTCAACGTGTGGGATGTGATCTATCTTCAAAAGCTATTGCCTTCGCAAAAGCTTTTTGGCCTGATTGTCAATTTTATGATCGAGATGCAAAATCGATAAAAGGTAAATTTGAATTAGTTGTGGCTATTGAGGTACTTGAACATATACCTGACGAGTCGGTTACAGAATTTATACATGTTTTAGCAGACAAAGTGGTAGATAATGGTCGTGTTATTATATCTGTTCCTACAACGGTCATTCCTGTTAATAAAAAACACTACCGACACTATACATTAGAGCTTTTAAAGCAGCAATTACAACAGAGCGAAACTGGGTTAGAAATAGAAACTGCTGAATATGTATATAGTAAACCATGGTGGATTGGAGTAATTACACGATTGGTTAGCAATCCATTTTTTTGTTTAGAAGTAAAATTCATAATGAGGGCTGTATGGAGAAATATATGGAGAAACTATTTAATTACCGATAAGGATAAAGGTCATCGTTTAATCGCAACTCTAAAAAGGTCAGATACCGTTATATGACACCACCCTTTTAGCGTTAATTATTAATAATTAAGGATAATTCTGTGAAACGTTCGATTATATATGCAACAAGAGCTCCAGTTCCATTTCCAAGTGCCTCGAGTATAAATATCGTTCAAACATGCCAATCATTTGGCGGCATGGGTTGTGAGGTTCTGCTCTACTGCGATTGGAAACCGTGGCGGTTAGCAACTCAATTGTACTCAATAAACAATTATTATGGCTTAGGAAATGTCAAGTTCAAAAGCACACGAAAACCGATGATTTATGGGCTATATTATAAATATCTGATAAAAATGGCTAAAACTAAAGAATCAATAGTATTTACAAGAGATGTAGAAACAGCGATCGTAACAACAAGTAATAATATAAGGACTATTCTTGAAGTACATAGCCTATGTGATGAGAAAAAAATAAGAACATTATTAAATACCAAATATACCATTACAATTATATGTATAACACATAAGTTATCCCAACATTATAATTTTGGAGACACCTTAAACAACGTTACTGTTTTACCCGACCCAGTTAATCCAAAAAGATTTGAAGGTACTCAATTTACTGAAAATTTAGAATGCGGTTATGTGGGAAGCTGCTTTCGCGGTAAAGGGTTATTTGAAATTGTAGCTCCACTTGCCTTAAAAAAAAAGGATGCAAAAATACATGTAGCGGGAATAAATAATAAAAGATTTCATGAAGAATACAATAAATGTAATAAAACTCCAGACAATTTGAAATTATATGGTCGAGTAAAACCCAAACATGTTCCTGCATTTTTTACTAAATTCAGCATAGCATTATTGCCGAATCAGCCAGAAATAATTTTACCCAATGGAGCAGATATCGGCTCGTATACATCACCAATTAAGCTTTTTGAATATATGGCGGCCGGTAAGGCTATTATTGCATCGGACGTTCCTGTTTTAAAAGAAGTACTGAAAGACCAGCACAATGCCTTATTGGTAAAACATGATGATGTTCAGGAGTGGGCAAATGCCATTACTAGGCTTAAGTGCGATATTGGGCTCGCAAAACGATTGGGGATGCAGGCTAAACGGGATGTCCACGAGATGTACTCATATGATATACGATGTGAAAAAATTTTGGACCTAATAGATTAAAATATGATAGCCAAATGTTTATGTATATTGATGTTTTTACTAATATATTCTCCAAAAATTGCTGGAGTGTATGACTCATTAGCTTTTTTTAGTTTTGTAATTGTTTTATTAGCTCTTATAACAAATTCATACAAGTCATTAGGTGTGTTACCAATAAAAAGAATTACTATATATATAATACTATTTTTCACAATCGCTCTATATGTTACATTGTTAAGAAGTGTAAGAGGGATAACAGATACTTACCAAACACTTCGATTTTTAAGATGCGTTATAAATACAGCTGGAGTTGGTGCACTCGTAGCATTATATGTAAAAAATTATGAAAGTCACGCCTCTGAAAAAATTCTCAGGGACATTTGGTTATGTATTGTATTTCACGGTGCTTTGATAGTACTTATGTTTTTAATCCCACCAGTAAATGAATTTGTAGTATTTCATATACGGCGTATTGAGCCTACTGGTTGGCAATATCAGTCTATGATACAGGGCAGTAGAATTAGCGGATTGACTTCATCGTGGGATGCAACTTCAGGTATTCAGGTTTTAGGTATTGTTTTAATGCCCGCATTTATAGAAAAGAATAATATTTTTCTAAAAGCACTGGTAGTACTGATAAGTTTATTTTCAATGGCTTTATCGGGTGCCACAGGATTTGTTGTTTTAGCTTTTCACAGTACTGTAATATTACTTTTATGGGTGAATAAAAATAAGGAAAAAAAGAGATCTGCTGTATTAAAAAGTAATATAGGAAGAACCAAAAAATTAACTTTCAGTCAAATTAAAAAAAGTTTTGTATCAATAATGGGTATAACAGTGATTGTAACCTTTTTTGTTGTGATAAAAATACTTCCAAATTTTACGGAAAGAGTAGAGAATACATCAATCGCTCGTACTGCTAATATGTTTTTATCTAACACAGGATATGAAATTCAATACAATAATAGGACTAATACTACTGCGGAAAGTACAGTCCGGACAATTATTAACATGTATTTTATTCCAAATAGTGTCGATAATTTTATATATGGAAAGGGTGGGAGTGGCAGGAGGAGGGATGAGTACTATATACCTGCTGATAATGGAATTGTTTTAAATTTGCACAATCTAGGATTCATTATGACTATTATTATGTATATAATTGTTTTGCAAGAATTGTTTGTCGCCTTTAAATATAGAATCTCAATGCCTAAAGTTGCTTTCACTACAGGCATAATAGTTTTGACTATTATCATGATTGATGCTAAAGTACAGTATTTAATGGCACGGAATGCTCTTTCTATTATGCTACTTGCGGTTTTTGCAATGTGGCAGGGAATTAGAGAAGTAAAAATTAATAATGCAAAAATATAAATATATGTAATACTCTATGTTTAACAAAATGGTTCACATGTATGAAAGTAAAAAAAGCGATTATAGTACCCAATTGTAATGATTATAACCGAGGTGATCAAGCCTTGGTTTGGCAAGCTGCAAGTTTGATAAGAGATGTTTTAGGTTGTGATGAAATAGCAATTATTTCAAGTTCATCTAGCTCTGCATCCAACCAACAGTCAATCAAACACGGTCTCAATGTTATAACAGGTATATTAAAAAATCCAAGAAGATTCAAAGAAAATGAAGATTATATTAAGGAAAGTAAAATAACCATTTTGAGATTGGTAGGTAATAGTTTAATCGATTTCGTTCACAGTTATATGCTTTATGTGTTGGCACGACATAAAAAAATATGTAAAAAAATATTGTCATCAGAACAATATGCCACCTACACTGAATTTTTAAATACTGACCTCATCGTAGTAAAAGGTGGTGGGTTTATACACTCTTATGGTGAATTTAGAGCTGTATATTATATCTGGTATCAAATGTATTATTTATACTTGGCAAAAAAATTAGGTAAGAAAGTAATTATACTACCTAACTCATTCGGCCCCTTAAAAGGACCGTTCATAATACGATACCTTGTTAAAAAAATTCTATCGAAATGTGAGTTTGTGAGTGCCAGAGAAAATATTTCGAAGCAGTTTATGTCAGATTTACTAAGTAAAAAAGTTGATTGTTATCCAGATATGGCTTATACGCTTCCTGGTGCATCGAAGGAAAATGGAAACGTAATATGCAACCGTTATAAAATTCCAGTGAATGAAAAGG
The Chitinispirillales bacterium ANBcel5 genome window above contains:
- a CDS encoding glycosyltransferase family 4 protein, coding for MRIAMLAWESLHSVALGGVAVHVTELAAALERKGHEIHVFTRMRWHDDWQYSVIHGVHYHRIPYAGDADIVTDVNNMCRSFVDALFGVEDYMGAHFDVVHAHDWMTSNAMAWIKQGRERKGIITVHSTEYGRCGNNFYDGPSATIMDHERNGTYCADKVITVSNLLKNEVQWIYNVPDWKTHVVANGISYHDFNGWIDPGAVKGKYGIGPLDPTVLFVGRMTTQKGPDLLVQSIPHVLHYHPNAKFILSGNGDMRGHVEHMAHSLGVAHACRFFGVLPRNEVIDLYRACDCVSVPSRNEPFGLVVLEAWAAGKPVVATHNGTEFVWHDVNGFKVFDNPESIAWGIGTLFSNFEHARWMGNNGRAAVENSFSWDLIADHTLGVYK
- a CDS encoding ElyC/SanA/YdcF family protein, whose protein sequence is MKENKHKKSGIKSVLLWAASALFLLGMLIFSLYRDIGNWLIVSDPLPDCADVIFVFTGDFERIDYATILLERYPEGQLVCAKRDAERLKRRLGEEATNSNIRIAEKCQSTIEEVYYLKKFLEREALEDGTVLLVSSPYHMRRISFMVKRVIRGEMDRRVRFKYVPIEGGSVRNKREKYSEWWKESKITERVGSELLKIVYYFLVVANPVFK
- a CDS encoding oligosaccharide flippase family protein; the encoded protein is MLQRLLKNSSVLLCGNLSTSLLGLVSIALIARSLGTEQFGLLIYIITYVHIIDRLVNFQSWQAIVKYGTDCLNENDNEKFKYLVKFGFALDIVTAVAGTLIAIISINVLAMWGLLDKEFIFMAVIYSFTIIFHINGTPIAILRIFDKFKYIAFQNVLSAVIKLFGVAVAFSTGAGLWTYVIILAAVEIIGNIITVMLAYRELMLKHYHRVIHRSISIRKISEKHKGIWEFLWTTNIHSSVKLGLKELDIIIVGIVLGYNGAGLYKIVKSIGSAVGSLTGPMYQAIYPDLTRCVSSRRFLDLKNLIIKPMKFVGVISVVVLILFSFFGEYVIVLLLDEEYREIFTSAQLYLVGTLLSMVTFAFHPTLLSFGRAKTSLYILVINTLLYIIFVFVFTRSCGLQGAALAYILFYVSWSFFQAMAIRKCFKKKAVFK
- a CDS encoding class I SAM-dependent methyltransferase; this encodes MTENTKFQMQESQYKFPYHYIPYFKQDGTPTVVRSLCWGIEYLCYQKYLNKKIKDMNPNSVLDIGCGDGYVIGNLPSSISQRVGCDLSSKAIAFAKAFWPDCQFYDRDAKSIKGKFELVVAIEVLEHIPDESVTEFIHVLADKVVDNGRVIISVPTTVIPVNKKHYRHYTLELLKQQLQQSETGLEIETAEYVYSKPWWIGVITRLVSNPFFCLEVKFIMRAVWRNIWRNYLITDKDKGHRLIATLKRSDTVI
- a CDS encoding glycosyltransferase family 4 protein; its protein translation is MKRSIIYATRAPVPFPSASSINIVQTCQSFGGMGCEVLLYCDWKPWRLATQLYSINNYYGLGNVKFKSTRKPMIYGLYYKYLIKMAKTKESIVFTRDVETAIVTTSNNIRTILEVHSLCDEKKIRTLLNTKYTITIICITHKLSQHYNFGDTLNNVTVLPDPVNPKRFEGTQFTENLECGYVGSCFRGKGLFEIVAPLALKKKDAKIHVAGINNKRFHEEYNKCNKTPDNLKLYGRVKPKHVPAFFTKFSIALLPNQPEIILPNGADIGSYTSPIKLFEYMAAGKAIIASDVPVLKEVLKDQHNALLVKHDDVQEWANAITRLKCDIGLAKRLGMQAKRDVHEMYSYDIRCEKILDLID
- a CDS encoding polysaccharide pyruvyl transferase family protein — encoded protein: MKVKKAIIVPNCNDYNRGDQALVWQAASLIRDVLGCDEIAIISSSSSSASNQQSIKHGLNVITGILKNPRRFKENEDYIKESKITILRLVGNSLIDFVHSYMLYVLARHKKICKKILSSEQYATYTEFLNTDLIVVKGGGFIHSYGEFRAVYYIWYQMYYLYLAKKLGKKVIILPNSFGPLKGPFIIRYLVKKILSKCEFVSARENISKQFMSDLLSKKVDCYPDMAYTLPGASKENGNVICNRYKIPVNEKVCVGLTLRPYRFSGNNNTNELYRKYICSFAELARHIDKNGMHPVFIAHVTGPNKHEDDRIALKKVINNLTTINYSYVDVVGDCLDIKDLYCCMDYLVGTRFHSVIFSQSEIVPSIAVSYGGNKGTGIMMDIGFQEYTIGIDKVNATEICKMFDNMINNSEIIKIRLKEWMQNVEQKKCDMYKAIKESLH